One window of the Synechococcus sp. CC9311 genome contains the following:
- a CDS encoding alpha-D-glucose phosphate-specific phosphoglucomutase gives MTPSMPTEPTQRQVQLEAPFTDQKPGTSGLRKSSQQFEQPHYLESFIEASFRTLPGMEGGTLVLGGDGRYGNLRAIDVILRMGAAHGLQKVIVTTGGILSTPAASNLIRQRQAIGGIILSASHNPGGPDGDFGVKVNGANGGPTPASFTDAVYSCTKTLTEYSIVEAPAISLQAPGHHLIGEMQVEVIDGVDDFVLLMKQLFDFESISALIRNDFPLAFDAMHAVTGPYAKKLLEEVLGAPAGTVRNGTPLEDFGGGHPDPNLTYAHELAELLMDGGAYQFGAACDGDGDRNMILGNRCFVNPSDSLAVLTANATLAPGYASGLAGVARSMPTSAAVDVVAKDLGINCFETPTGWKFFGNLLDAGDITLCGEESFGTGSNHVREKDGLWAVLFWLQILATRRCSVAEIMTEHWNRYGRHYYSRHDYEAVASEAAHGLYDRLETMLPSLIGQPFAGRSISAADNFSYTDPVDQSVTKGQGLRILLDDGSRVVLRLSGTGTKGATLRVYLESYVPTTGDLAQDPQVALGEMIKAIDQLAEITERTGMDRPTVIT, from the coding sequence ATGACCCCTTCAATGCCGACGGAACCAACCCAGCGGCAGGTGCAACTCGAGGCGCCGTTCACCGACCAAAAGCCAGGCACCTCTGGTCTTCGCAAAAGCAGCCAACAATTTGAACAGCCCCACTACTTAGAAAGTTTCATCGAAGCCTCCTTCCGTACCCTCCCTGGCATGGAGGGTGGAACCTTGGTTCTTGGTGGAGATGGTCGCTACGGAAACCTCCGCGCAATCGATGTGATCTTGCGCATGGGTGCTGCCCACGGGTTGCAAAAAGTGATCGTCACCACAGGCGGCATCCTCTCCACACCTGCTGCCTCAAATTTAATTCGACAACGTCAAGCCATCGGCGGGATCATCCTTTCCGCCAGCCACAACCCTGGTGGCCCTGATGGTGACTTCGGCGTCAAGGTGAACGGAGCAAATGGCGGCCCCACACCAGCTTCGTTTACGGATGCGGTCTACAGCTGCACCAAAACCCTCACGGAATATTCGATCGTGGAGGCACCTGCCATCAGCCTTCAGGCCCCGGGGCACCATCTCATCGGCGAGATGCAAGTAGAGGTCATCGATGGCGTCGATGACTTCGTGTTGTTGATGAAGCAGTTATTTGACTTCGAGAGCATTAGCGCTCTGATTCGCAACGACTTCCCGTTGGCCTTCGATGCCATGCATGCAGTCACAGGCCCTTATGCCAAAAAATTGCTGGAAGAGGTCTTAGGCGCACCCGCTGGCACTGTCCGCAATGGGACTCCCTTGGAAGATTTTGGCGGTGGGCACCCTGATCCAAACCTCACCTACGCCCATGAACTCGCCGAACTTCTGATGGACGGTGGTGCCTATCAATTCGGCGCTGCTTGTGATGGCGATGGCGACCGCAACATGATTCTGGGCAACCGTTGCTTTGTGAACCCAAGCGACAGCCTGGCCGTCCTGACGGCCAACGCCACCCTTGCCCCTGGTTACGCCTCAGGCCTCGCCGGAGTTGCACGCTCCATGCCCACCAGTGCTGCGGTGGACGTTGTCGCCAAAGACTTGGGGATCAACTGCTTTGAAACACCTACTGGCTGGAAATTCTTCGGGAATCTGCTGGATGCCGGCGACATCACTCTCTGCGGGGAAGAAAGCTTCGGAACAGGCAGTAACCACGTACGCGAAAAGGATGGTCTGTGGGCAGTGTTGTTTTGGCTTCAGATCTTGGCGACACGACGCTGCAGTGTCGCCGAAATCATGACTGAACATTGGAATCGTTACGGGCGTCACTACTACTCACGCCATGACTACGAAGCTGTTGCAAGCGAAGCAGCACATGGGCTTTATGACCGCTTGGAAACCATGCTTCCAAGTCTCATTGGTCAACCCTTCGCGGGCCGCAGCATCAGTGCTGCTGACAACTTCAGCTACACCGATCCCGTTGACCAATCCGTCACCAAAGGGCAGGGACTACGAATCCTGCTGGACGATGGAAGCCGGGTGGTGCTGCGCCTGTCTGGCACCGGCACCAAGGGAGCAACATTGAGGGTGTATCTCGAGAGCTACGTCCCAACCACGGGTGACCTCGCTCAAGATCCCCAGGTTGCATTAGGCGAGATGATCAAAGCCATTGATCAACTTGCCGAAATCACAGAACGCACTGGAATGGATCGTCCAACCGTGATTACCTGA
- a CDS encoding LysR substrate-binding domain-containing protein: MRLTTGIIIIATESRLKLISIEDLRYLDCQIWLRSGEECAKRLFTAQSTISRRNTETLKKLGLKMRRDDFGEWRIEGETKFIDMERIIHQIYRCNNNEEKLRLEATFWAGPTLATPSPEGWINGVWDHIGMKRPLHLIREGIIDAWISSYQPDMPEKDDPVFTVIDLCKTPVKLVANKNHPLAKKKNISKQDLEVFPSLSLPKGWFPRTEATLRSHGLWCTEAKMKKYKKELWEGKTEDEVTLSYATCLGLEVMENLSTLNYDLNLNSGESLVVKKELIDNQKIQSLLSCLKKRITEKSKVHSELIPSF; this comes from the coding sequence TTGCGCTTGACAACAGGAATCATTATCATCGCGACAGAATCGAGATTAAAGTTGATAAGTATTGAAGATTTACGATATCTCGACTGTCAAATTTGGCTCAGGTCAGGCGAAGAGTGCGCAAAACGCTTATTCACTGCACAAAGTACTATTTCTCGTCGCAATACTGAGACATTAAAAAAACTTGGACTCAAAATGAGGAGAGATGATTTTGGCGAATGGAGAATAGAGGGCGAAACAAAATTTATCGATATGGAAAGGATAATTCATCAGATTTACAGATGCAACAACAATGAAGAGAAACTTCGATTAGAAGCAACATTCTGGGCCGGACCAACATTGGCAACTCCTTCTCCAGAAGGATGGATTAATGGCGTCTGGGATCATATTGGAATGAAACGACCACTCCATCTCATCCGTGAAGGAATTATCGATGCATGGATAAGTAGTTATCAACCTGACATGCCTGAGAAAGATGATCCTGTTTTTACCGTCATTGATCTTTGCAAAACTCCAGTAAAGCTAGTTGCGAATAAAAATCACCCATTGGCAAAGAAAAAAAATATTAGCAAGCAAGATTTAGAAGTGTTTCCTTCTTTGTCACTACCTAAAGGATGGTTTCCACGCACTGAAGCGACGCTACGATCTCATGGATTGTGGTGCACAGAAGCAAAGATGAAAAAGTATAAAAAAGAGCTATGGGAAGGCAAAACTGAAGATGAGGTAACACTCAGCTATGCAACATGCCTAGGGCTAGAAGTAATGGAGAATCTTTCAACTCTTAATTATGATCTTAACCTGAACAGCGGCGAAAGCTTGGTAGTGAAGAAGGAATTAATCGACAACCAAAAAATTCAATCACTTTTATCATGCCTGAAGAAACGAATCACTGAAAAGTCTAAAGTTCATAGTGAACTAATTCCTTCCTTCTAA
- a CDS encoding DUF4912 domain-containing protein codes for MEVGCKLIPKKLGWLSVTQALSSLARLTLRQLRQMASDLGVTLYSRKSKEDLVSAIAERQDRREGDRVAMEAELNAPSMGEATTRVVFLPRDPQWAYVFWEISDSDRRQAQSEGAAFLCLRLADVTGLENGSSHPHTLQEVPVDSHSTEWYLPVPLCDRDYRVELGYKSENKWISLAFSSVARVPALHPSDQILDQFVPFSLDATPAAAPLQPMSTPGHDPEPTDSKLHERLYQSATTHFRSRRVGSEILHEADSMGSGQLGLNDSGVGLWASGRNESGLGGVAPRQRSFWLVADAELIVYGATDPSARLTIGKEDVPLSNDGTFRIQVPFRDGEQVYAIEATAADGEQKRNITLNFERVTPEDNSNPASEARAEWF; via the coding sequence ATGGAAGTTGGCTGCAAACTGATCCCGAAGAAACTCGGTTGGTTGTCCGTGACGCAAGCCCTCTCATCCCTAGCCCGCCTGACGCTGCGTCAGCTCCGCCAGATGGCAAGTGATCTGGGGGTAACCCTCTACAGCCGTAAAAGCAAGGAGGACCTTGTCAGCGCTATCGCGGAGCGCCAAGACCGTCGTGAGGGCGATCGCGTGGCCATGGAGGCAGAGCTCAATGCTCCCTCCATGGGAGAGGCAACGACTCGCGTGGTCTTCCTGCCCAGAGACCCACAGTGGGCTTATGTCTTTTGGGAAATATCCGATAGCGATCGACGGCAAGCTCAATCAGAAGGAGCAGCTTTCCTTTGCCTGCGCCTCGCCGATGTGACCGGGCTCGAAAACGGCTCATCCCACCCTCACACCCTCCAGGAAGTTCCTGTTGATAGCCACAGCACAGAGTGGTACCTACCAGTTCCTCTTTGCGATCGCGATTACAGGGTTGAACTTGGATACAAGTCAGAAAACAAATGGATCTCTCTGGCTTTCTCCTCAGTAGCAAGGGTGCCAGCACTCCACCCCAGCGATCAAATCCTTGATCAGTTTGTGCCTTTCAGCCTGGATGCCACACCAGCTGCAGCTCCCTTGCAGCCTATGTCTACCCCTGGTCATGATCCAGAACCAACCGACAGCAAGTTGCACGAGCGTCTTTACCAAAGTGCAACAACCCACTTCCGCAGTCGTCGCGTTGGCTCTGAGATCCTTCATGAAGCCGATTCGATGGGCTCAGGTCAGCTTGGACTCAATGATTCAGGAGTTGGTTTGTGGGCCAGCGGACGCAATGAATCTGGCCTCGGTGGAGTTGCCCCACGCCAGCGATCGTTCTGGCTCGTTGCCGATGCTGAGCTGATCGTCTATGGCGCAACTGATCCATCAGCACGCCTCACCATTGGCAAAGAGGATGTGCCCCTTTCAAACGACGGAACGTTTCGCATTCAAGTTCCATTCCGCGATGGCGAGCAGGTTTACGCCATTGAAGCCACTGCCGCAGATGGGGAACAGAAGCGCAATATCACCCTCAATTTTGAGCGTGTAACACCTGAAGACAACAGCAATCCAGCCAGCGAAGCCCGCGCTGAGTGGTTCTAA
- a CDS encoding MFS transporter, translated as MRAVRLGLRLGLFQLSLGILGVLILGLLNRLLITEIGVSAALTALAIGAQQLMGFTRAWFGNRSDRMSSGRLRRTPFIVMSSLAISLLFGLTGWVVLQLAKTMPLANQSFLGGWIGLLLLISIATGTAIAAGGTAFSALIVDLTTEQERPRVLSVVWGMRLLGVLLGTILVNQIFGAACGTQASGDGVVAGLERLIVVTPLLLFGLGVSSVFGLERRNVADQYSDYQAVEGHRDGPDNFRDVRESLTVIQLLDRLRSIPQVGRFTAVLCLFTFSMFLNDAVLEPFGAAVFGMSICATTALNAFLAAGFFVGLGLSGFCLVGWIGNVSTARLGAFFAAISLALMLLSAPSQSLPFLRFSLTIFGISLGICIHSSFTLMFTFVEKGRVGLLLGVWGALYAYSSGLATISGGGLLTLFKTLNGGDVFGAYSGVFCLQIVGFLAASLLMQRLDVTGFRRSVQSRFGDLLQVAMD; from the coding sequence ATGCGCGCTGTGCGCCTGGGCTTGCGTCTGGGCTTATTTCAGCTCAGCCTCGGAATCCTCGGGGTTCTGATTCTTGGACTCTTGAATCGTCTCCTGATCACAGAGATTGGCGTCTCTGCCGCTTTGACGGCTTTGGCGATCGGTGCCCAGCAGTTGATGGGCTTTACGCGAGCTTGGTTCGGTAATCGCTCGGATCGAATGTCTTCGGGGCGATTGCGGCGAACCCCTTTCATTGTGATGAGTTCGCTTGCGATTTCGCTGCTATTCGGCTTGACGGGATGGGTAGTGCTTCAGCTAGCCAAAACAATGCCACTAGCCAATCAATCTTTTTTGGGTGGATGGATTGGGCTTCTGTTGTTGATCTCCATCGCAACCGGTACAGCAATTGCTGCTGGAGGCACAGCATTTTCTGCTTTGATTGTTGACCTCACAACAGAACAAGAGCGTCCTCGCGTGTTGTCTGTGGTGTGGGGCATGCGCCTGCTTGGGGTTCTGTTAGGAACCATTCTTGTGAATCAGATTTTTGGTGCAGCCTGTGGAACGCAGGCCAGTGGAGATGGCGTTGTAGCAGGGCTCGAACGGCTGATTGTTGTGACTCCCTTGCTCCTGTTTGGTCTTGGTGTGTCGTCAGTGTTCGGATTGGAGCGGCGTAATGTTGCAGATCAGTACTCCGACTATCAGGCAGTTGAGGGTCATCGAGATGGGCCTGACAACTTCAGAGATGTGCGGGAATCACTGACGGTTATTCAATTGCTAGATCGTTTGCGATCGATCCCTCAGGTCGGACGATTTACGGCTGTCTTGTGCCTGTTCACCTTCAGTATGTTTCTCAATGATGCGGTCCTTGAGCCCTTTGGTGCTGCTGTATTTGGCATGAGTATTTGTGCTACAACGGCACTCAATGCATTCCTTGCTGCGGGCTTTTTTGTTGGACTTGGTCTTAGTGGTTTTTGTTTAGTTGGTTGGATTGGTAACGTCAGTACGGCCAGGCTTGGTGCATTTTTTGCGGCGATTTCTCTCGCCCTGATGTTGTTGTCGGCACCATCACAGTCATTACCATTTTTGCGTTTTTCGCTAACAATTTTTGGCATTTCGCTTGGAATCTGTATCCATTCTTCTTTCACTTTGATGTTCACTTTTGTGGAGAAAGGAAGGGTGGGCTTATTGCTTGGTGTCTGGGGTGCGTTGTATGCCTATTCCAGTGGTTTAGCCACCATCAGTGGCGGTGGTCTTCTTACGCTGTTTAAAACACTCAATGGTGGTGATGTATTCGGAGCTTATAGCGGGGTCTTCTGTTTACAGATTGTGGGTTTCCTCGCCGCTTCTTTGTTGATGCAACGATTAGATGTGACTGGATTCCGTAGAAGTGTGCAATCCCGATTCGGAGATTTATTGCAAGTTGCAATGGATTAG
- a CDS encoding sodium-dependent bicarbonate transport family permease produces MNQALIFENIFSPAVLFFLLGALAVFLKINLEIPQPVSKLLSLYLLISIGFKGGVELIVSGLSGSVLKILLLCFVMAVIVPVYAFPILRQRFSSGDSAALAASFGSISAVTFITASSFLNELAVEHSGFMIAALALMESPAIVMGLILHEKSKQTPNNEQGKKKKFATIIQTSILNTSVFLLLGALVVGALSEFFDHSGVEKIAPFTNQIFYGVLCLFLLEMGISAASRINELRKSGIFLIAFSILFPLFNAFIAIALARFFSLEPGNALLFVILCASASYIAVPAAMRSSLPNANPSLYLSAALGVTFPFNIIIGIPLYFSLIQKFSS; encoded by the coding sequence GTGAACCAGGCCTTGATTTTTGAAAACATTTTTTCGCCCGCTGTCTTATTCTTTCTTCTGGGCGCCTTGGCTGTTTTCCTAAAGATAAACCTGGAAATACCACAACCAGTCTCAAAGCTACTATCACTTTATCTACTAATATCAATTGGCTTCAAGGGAGGCGTGGAATTAATAGTGAGTGGCCTAAGTGGCTCGGTCCTAAAAATACTTCTTCTCTGTTTTGTTATGGCAGTGATAGTACCGGTATATGCATTCCCAATCCTCAGGCAGCGCTTTAGTTCTGGAGACTCTGCTGCTCTCGCCGCATCATTTGGTTCGATCAGCGCCGTAACATTTATCACCGCAAGTTCATTCCTCAATGAACTTGCGGTTGAACACTCCGGATTTATGATTGCCGCACTCGCCTTGATGGAATCTCCTGCGATTGTGATGGGCTTAATACTGCATGAAAAATCAAAGCAAACACCAAATAATGAGCAGGGAAAGAAAAAAAAATTTGCCACTATTATTCAGACATCTATTTTAAATACATCAGTATTTTTGCTACTAGGAGCACTTGTGGTTGGCGCACTGTCCGAATTTTTTGATCACTCGGGCGTCGAAAAGATTGCACCATTCACCAACCAGATTTTCTATGGAGTGCTTTGCTTGTTTCTACTGGAGATGGGGATTTCTGCCGCCTCGCGGATCAACGAATTAAGGAAGAGCGGCATATTCTTAATTGCTTTTTCGATTTTGTTTCCACTCTTTAACGCATTCATTGCAATCGCCTTGGCCAGATTCTTTAGCTTGGAACCTGGAAATGCACTCTTATTTGTCATTCTCTGCGCAAGCGCTTCTTACATCGCTGTTCCCGCTGCCATGCGCTCATCTTTACCTAATGCCAACCCAAGTCTTTATCTATCTGCAGCACTTGGAGTGACCTTTCCATTCAATATAATCATTGGTATACCTCTGTACTTCTCTTTGATTCAAAAGTTTTCCTCATAG
- a CDS encoding phosphatidylserine/phosphatidylglycerophosphate/cardiolipin synthase family protein: MNRSQRKAPRSGLIASALSGLLASGCSRAGVVLGQKPVDLGLPVGIEVGFNHRAGERYRSPLTGAWRNGDNLEQMLIDAIQSAEEEILVAVQELSLPRIAHSLVAALRRGVKVKVILENNYSTPWSQHHELDLSRHQRQRLQSLKALADQDQNGVVSPEEERESDALLILQSGQISWIDDTEDGSKGSGLMHHKFVVIDGERVITGSANFTNSGMHGDAGVTQTRGNVNHLISIQNPALATLFKEEFAQMWGDGPGGSNDSHFGRNKVPQPQQTIKMGTMNISVLFPPQSKSNQGHGLDLIEDQLESAKKTIDLALFVFSAQQLTNKLAERISAGVKLRLLADPGFASRSFSEVLDLLGLAIPDRFCKLETDNQPLTKPLKGIGTPGLARGDKLHHKFAVIDNKTVITGSFNWSPSAAHTNDETLLVIDSPLLAKHFTREINRLWRGAELGINARMRNKLERQRAKCGSGEKRTERS; this comes from the coding sequence GTGAATCGATCGCAACGCAAAGCCCCTCGAAGTGGCTTAATTGCGTCGGCCTTATCTGGTCTGCTGGCCAGCGGTTGTAGTCGAGCTGGAGTTGTGCTCGGTCAGAAGCCGGTCGACCTGGGCTTGCCGGTAGGCATCGAAGTTGGGTTTAACCACCGGGCGGGTGAACGATATCGAAGTCCGTTAACTGGAGCATGGAGAAATGGCGACAATCTCGAACAGATGCTGATCGATGCGATCCAGTCCGCTGAAGAAGAAATTTTGGTAGCGGTCCAAGAACTATCTCTGCCTCGCATCGCCCACAGTCTTGTTGCCGCCTTACGACGAGGCGTAAAAGTGAAAGTCATTCTTGAAAACAACTACAGCACCCCCTGGAGCCAACATCATGAGCTCGATCTCAGTCGTCATCAACGCCAGAGACTCCAGAGCTTAAAAGCCTTAGCCGATCAAGATCAAAACGGTGTTGTGAGTCCAGAAGAAGAACGAGAGAGCGATGCACTACTCATCCTTCAGTCCGGACAGATTTCTTGGATTGATGACACCGAAGACGGCAGCAAGGGAAGCGGCCTGATGCACCACAAATTTGTGGTTATCGATGGCGAGCGCGTGATCACTGGTAGCGCGAACTTCACCAACTCCGGCATGCATGGTGACGCTGGAGTCACGCAAACACGCGGGAACGTGAATCACCTGATCAGTATTCAAAACCCAGCTTTAGCCACTCTCTTTAAGGAAGAGTTTGCACAGATGTGGGGCGATGGCCCTGGCGGATCGAACGACAGCCACTTTGGACGCAACAAAGTGCCCCAGCCTCAGCAAACAATCAAGATGGGCACGATGAACATCAGCGTGCTGTTTCCTCCCCAGTCAAAATCAAATCAAGGCCATGGGCTTGATTTGATTGAGGATCAACTAGAAAGCGCCAAAAAAACGATTGACCTTGCCTTATTCGTCTTCTCTGCGCAGCAGCTCACCAACAAACTTGCAGAGCGAATATCCGCTGGAGTGAAACTGCGCCTGCTTGCTGACCCTGGATTTGCAAGCCGGTCCTTTTCAGAAGTGCTGGATCTCCTCGGCCTCGCAATTCCTGATCGCTTCTGCAAATTAGAGACAGACAATCAACCCTTAACCAAACCGCTCAAGGGCATCGGCACGCCCGGCCTCGCGCGTGGTGACAAGCTGCATCACAAGTTCGCAGTAATCGACAACAAAACAGTTATCACGGGGTCCTTCAATTGGTCGCCCTCTGCAGCACACACTAACGATGAAACCCTGCTAGTAATTGATTCACCCCTGCTCGCCAAACACTTCACGCGTGAGATAAATCGTTTGTGGAGAGGCGCGGAATTAGGAATTAACGCTCGAATGCGCAACAAGCTTGAACGTCAGCGTGCCAAGTGCGGGAGTGGGGAGAAGAGGACTGAACGTAGCTGA